CTCTATTGATGATTTAGAGTTATTTGCTTACAAAAGATTAGAGAATACTAGAAATGTCTCAAGGATAGCACCTATGATGGGTTTAATAGCTACCCTTATCCCTTTAGGACCTGCATTAAAAGCATTAACCGACGGAAATATACAAGGGATGAGTGAAGGGCTTATAATAGCCTTTTCAGGAGTTACCCTTGGTCTTATAGCAGCCTCTATGGCATTTTGGATAGGTAATGTCAGAAAAAGATGGTATGCGGATGAAATCTTGTATATAGACTCTCAGAAGGCTACATAATGGCACTAAAACTACTACATGAAGACGATGATTCAAACCCAATGAATTCAGTTATTAATCTTATAGATGTTTTTTTGGTTCTTATTGCGGCACTTTTAATAATCATATCTCAAAATCCTCTTAATCCTTTTTCGAGCGATGACGTTACGGTTATAAAAAATGCAGGAAAAAAAGATATGCAAATAATGGTCAAAAAAGGCAAAGAGATAAAAGAATATAAATCAACCGGCAATATAGGCGAAGGAAACGGTGTTAAAGCCGGAGTGTCTTATAAAATGGAAGACGGTTCTTTTGTTTACGTACCCAATGAAAAAGGAAAAAAATAGTGAAAAATTTTATATTTATATTTATACTTTTAAGCAGCTTTTTAAATGCTGATAAAAATTTACCCGCAAAACAAAGAGCAGAAGTTTTAATTATATCCACCACAATGGGTAAAAATCGTCAAGAAAGAAAAGCCAAACTTTTAAGCGAACAGTTAAAGCCGTATAACATAAGCTCGGAAATTATTTTTGATATAAAAAAAGAAAATGCTAAAGATATTTTATCCAAAAGAAGACTTATTATAGTAGATGCTCTTGATGGAAAAGGCGGAGTAGCAAGACTTTTAAGACAATACGAAGACATTATTGAAGATTTAAAAATTCCGTATATAGCGTTAAAATTAAATTATGAAAAATACGGAAATATGGAAGATAATTTTGCTAAAAAATTATTAGCATATTTTGGCGAAGCAGGAAAATACAACTATGCCCAAGGTGCAGCGTTGTTAGCTAAGAAGTATTTTGGATTTAACACAAACCCTCAGCCAGTACACAAACTCGGCAAAACAGGTATTTATCATCCGACAAAGGGTAAGGGTACGTTTAAAAACTTGGATGAGTATTTAAAAACACTTAGTGAAAAAGAGAGATCTCAACCAAAAATCGCAATAGCACTGCATCAGCAAAATATTGCATCCGATGATACGGCTATAGTCGATTATGCAATCGATAAATTAAACAAAGCCGGCATAACCCCTATAGCTTTTTACACTGAAGTCGGCGAAGATGATTTTGCGGGAAAACGCTTTTTTATAAAAGACGGGAAAGTGCTTGTTGACTTAGTACTCTCTTTTCAAGTTATGATAATGGATCAAGAGAAGCTAAAAAAAGACTATACGGACATTGGACTAAAAGTTATGCACGGTATGGTTTACCGTCAAGGTGAAAAAACCGAGTGGGAAAAAGACAAGCAGGGAATCTCAATGAATTGGATACCGATGAGTTACGTAATTCCTGAACACATAGGTTATACGGACCAGATGATAATAGCTGCACTTGATAAGGAGAGTAAAAAAACGACACCGATAGAGTATCAGTTAGATATGTTTATGAAAATAGCTATAAACAACTCAAAGCTAAAACAAAAACACAACAAAGATAAAAATATAGCTATTTTTTACTATAACTATCCTCCGGGTGTAAACAATTTCGGTGCCTCATATATGAAATATCCCGAATCTATTGAAAATATTTTAGATAATATGCAAAAAGCCGGTTATAAAACACAAAGTAAAAAAGCAGATTTTTTTATAAAAGAACTTCCTAAATCTATGGCTTATTATTACCAAAATACTTTATATGATGAAAAATATGCAGATTTATTACCATACAGTGAATATATGAAATGGTTTTATAAACTGCCCTTAGAGATTCAAAAACAGATAAATAAAGCTTGGGGTAAACCTCAAAACAACCAGTTTGTTATCCATAAAAACTCTAAAAAATATTTCATAATACCTAGATATAAACTAGGAAACGTAACTTTGCTCCCTCAACCGAGTCGTTCAAATTATAATGATAAAAATAACGAAGCCGCTTTGTATCACGATACTTCAAAACCTGTCCCGCATCACTATCTAGCCGTATATCTGTACGTAAAAAAACAAAACGATGCAGTAGTACATTTAGGAACTCACGGGACATATGAATGGACATATGGAAAAGAAAGAGGTCTTAGTATATATGATTCTCCCCTTTTAAGCGTAGGGGAAATTCCAAATATATACCCGTATATTACAAATAATCTTGCTGAGGGAATTCAGGCAAAAAGACGTGGACGTGCTACTTTAATCTCTCATCAGACTCCGCCTTTTGGAGCAAGCGGGACATACAAAGAGTTAAGCGATATTATGGATTTGATAAACCAGTATCAACAAAGCACAGATGCAGTAAAAGAAAAAACAAAAACAAAACTAATAGATTTGGTTATAAAAATGAATCTTCATAAAGATATGAAATATACAAAAGAGAAGATGCAAACTCAAACAGAAGTTTTTGTGGCTGATTTGTATGACTATTTAAACGGTTTAAGCACTACCTTAACACCACTGGGGATGCATAAGTACGGTTCGTATCCAAACGATGACCATATGGTTCAAACTCTTATGTCTATGCTTGGAGATGCTTATATAAAAGCAACACAAGGCGAGAAAGGATTAAGCGGAATCAACTACAAAGATTTAAATAAGACAAATGCATATCAAACAATACAAAAGTTTGTAATTGAGAAAGAATCCAAAGAAAATTTAGATTCATCTTTATTACCTTTTATAGAAACGGCAAAAGTATATAGAGATAATTTTATAAATAATCAAGAGATAAAATCTTTGTTAAAAGGTTTAAACGCACAGTATATCCCGACAAGTGTTGGCGGTGATCCAGTGAGGAGTCCGGAGTCTGTTCCTACGGGTAAAAATATGTACGGATTTGATCCAGACCGTATTCCGACCGAAGCTGCATACGATACCGGAAAAAAAATCATGAAAGAGTATATACAAAATTATTATGCAACTCACGGGAAATATCCGGACAAAATCAGTTTTAACCTTTGGTCACTAGAAACTATGCGTCACTTTGGGGTACTTGAATCTCAAATACTATATGCTATGGGAATCAAGCCTATTTGGAGTAAAGGAGGAATAAGCGATGAAATGGTTCAAAGCATGGCAAAAGGAATTCTTGCAGGATTTTTAAGTGAAGATTTTGCAACATGGCTTAGTAAATTTGTAACGGTTGAAAGAATTAAAACATTTGATTTTTTAATGCCTGAATCTATGAAAAAGAAATTTTATATGGCTTTAAAAATGGGTCGCGGAAAGATAAGCGGTGTTGAAATTATTCCATATGGAGATTTAAAACGCCCACGTGTTGACGTAGTTGTCCAAGCTACAGGTCTTTACAGAGATACATTTCCAAATGTTATGAAACTTATTCAAGATGGAGTTGAAAAGATATCTACACTCAAAGAGGAACATAACTATGTTAGAGAACATACCTTAAGTCTGGAGAAAATGCTTTTAGAAAAAGGTTACAGCGATAAAGATGCAAAATATCTATCAACAGCAAGAATGTTCTCGGCAAAAAGCGGTGAATACGGAAACGGTGTATCAGATACCGCTATGGCAACCGAAACTTGGGAAGAAGAGAATAAAATAGCCACAAACTATCTAAGAAAATCCGGTTATATATATGGTTCTGACACGTCGCGTTGGGGTGAGAAGCTTGAAGATACAGATCTTTTTGCACAAAACCTAAAGGGAAGTGATGCAGTTATGTTCTCTCGAACGTCAAACTTATACGGCATGATGACCTCGGATGACCCTTATGGATATTTTGGTTCAATGGCACTTGCTATTAGAAGCATAGACGGAAACTCCCCACAGATGTTAATCTCAAATCTACGTGATCCAAACAATGCAAAGATGCAAAACGTAAGCGAGTTTATTTCAAACGAACTTCGTACCAGATACTACAATCCAAAATGGATTGAAGAGATGCAAAAAAGCGGTTACAGCGGAGCAAACCAAGTTTTAGACGTCGTAAATAATTTTTGGGGTTGGCAAGTGGTATATCCTGATGGTGTACGTTCGGACCAATGGCAGGAATTTGTTGATATCTATTATGACGATAAATACGACATGAAAATGGATGAATGGTTTGAAAAAACAAATCCTACGGTACGCGCGCAAATGGCAGAAGTAATGCTTGAAGCTATAAGAAAAGGATATTTTCAAACAGATGCAAAGACTATAAAAAAGCTTGTAGAAACACTTGAAGATATCTCAAAAAGATTTAATCACAAAAGCGAAAATAAAAAACTTAACGAATTTATAAAAGCACAAAAATCAGTAGGTTACGGTCTAAGCATACCGGTTGCAAAACCTGTAGCAAAGGCTAAAGCAAATGCGAATAAACCGGTAGTTAAAGCAAAACCGAAAATTAAAGGTCAAAAACTAGAAGAGGTTAAAAAAGAACAAAAAGAAAAAACTGACTATTCGGAAATTTTACTTTACTCTTTTTTAGCATTTTTAATTTTAATCGGAATTTTTTACGAAATGAGAAACAACTTTAAAACAAGGCATTTAAAATGATTAAATTTCCGTTATCGATAGCTTTATTATCATCTCTGCTTTTAAGTGATGTTTTAGAAACAATAGAAGTAACTACCGGAACAAGGACTGCAAAAATATTAAGCGAAGCTCCTATAAAAACCGAAGTAGTAAGCCAAGAAGATATTGAAAAAACACACGCTAGAGATATAAGCGATGCTATAAAAAATATCCCTGGTTTAATTATAAAAGAAACTCACGGAAAACAGGGACAAAGTGTTTGGATGCAAGGTTTTGATTCAGATAGAATATTAGTTTTAATAGATGGCGAGCCTATGACAAGCTCACTTGGGAGTACCGTTGATTTAAGCCAATTAAGCACGAGTGATATTGCATCTATTGAGATAATAAAGGGTGCGGCATCAGCACTTTACGGTTCTCAAGCTATGGGCGGAGTAATAAATATCAAAACCAAAAAACCTAAAGAAGGCTTGACAAATAAAATAAAAATAGAAGCTGGTACATACGCTGACAAATCTCCAAATGACAGACCCGTTGGATTAATTGGGGCATCTACTAGCTACAAAACAAAAGAGTATTTAGCCAGTGCATATGTAGATTATTTACATGAGAGCGGTGTAGTTTTAAATGATGCCTCCACTTATGACTTACCAAAAAGAAACAGAATAAATTTCAATAGCGAATATCGCACGCTAGGCAAACATCAATTTTATATTAAACCTAGATATTATTATGAAGATACGTATAAACCTTTTACTAGTTTTGCGCCGGGAATCGGTGATGTAAACGAACTAAGAGAAGAAGACGTAAATAAATTTCGACTTAGTATGGGAAGCGAAAGTGAACTACAAAACTTAGATAAACTCAAAACATCTATTTTTGCCGAAAGGTATGAATCAAATTCATACCAAGATAAAATTCTAACGTCTTATGTCGAATCTTCTAGATATGCAACGATTGACTTGGTTCAGGCAGAAACTCAATACGATACGATTTTAAACGATACGCATATACTTACAATGGGGATGCAAGCAAGATATAATGCTTTGGAGCAGACCACGACAAAAGGGCAAGCCGGCGGTTCTGTTTCATCTGACGAAATGAACGGGGATGCATCTGCATATGCTGTTGAGGGTTATATTCAAGACGATTGGTTCATATATGATAACCTAGAATTTTTACCCGGTCTTAGATACCAATATGACAGTGATTTTGGTTCATACCTCTCTCCGAAACTATCTTTATTTTATACTCCGTATAATAATGAAGAAAATAGATTAAACATAAGAATATCTTACGGAAACGGATATCGCGTACCGACCATAAAAGAGCGTTATTATATTTTTGACCAATCACAAGCAGGAGTGATGCTTGTGGGGAATCCCGAGTTGGAACCTGAAACTTCTACTTCATATCAAATATCTACGGAATGGATAGAAAAAAATCTCTATTCCTTAGCCATAAACTTATATTACAACGATATCAAAGACTTAATAGATTTAAAAAAAAATATATCCAGAAGCCAACTTGAAGGTTTAGATATTTACGAATATACAAATGTTAACAAAGCTTACACGAGCGGTTTTGAACTAGAATTTGGATTTAAGTTTTTAAATGATTTTAGTTTAAACGGCGGATATACTTACCTTTACTCAAAAGATAAAAACACAAAAAAACATCTTACTTCTAGACCTGAAAATCAATTAAAAGCAACTTTGGCTTACGATACGGCTAAGTTAAATATACAAGCTTCTTTGACTTATGAAGGAAAACACTATGTCGATAGCCAAAACAACAGAGTATCGCCCAAACAAACCTTGGCAGATATCAGATTTACGTACAGTTTAAACACAAGATTGAAAATATACGGCGGAATAAATAACTTTTTAGATGAACACGAAGACTCTAAAAATGTCGATGATGAAGGCTCAACCAAACCGAGATATTTTTTTATAGGCAGTTCTTATGAGTTTTAAAATATTTTTACTTTTAGCTTTATCGATAATTTTAAATGCACAAGTAATCGATAAAATCGAAGTAACTACGGGAACCAGAACAAATAAAGTTTTAAGTGAAGCTCCAATTAGAACAGAAGTCGTTACAAAAAAAGACATAGCAAACTTACATGCAAAAAATGTTAGTGAGGCTATTAAAAATATTCCCGGTTTATTAATTAAAGAGACTCACGGAAAACAAGGTCAAAGTGTTTCTATACAAGGTTATGATTCTGATAGAGTACTCATTTTAATCGACGGTGAACCCATGACCAACCCAAGTGGACAGACGGTAGATTTAACTCAACTAAACGTAAATGACGTAGAGTCTATAGAGATAATCAAAGGTGCTGCATCTGCGCTTTACGGTTCTCAAGCTATGGGTGGTGTTATAAATATAATCACTTCAAAACCAAAAAACGGTAATCATAATTCAGCCTCTCTTGAACTTGGTTCATACCTTTCAAAATCACCTGATGATATGCCTGTAGCACAGGCAAAACTATCTTCAACCTACAAAGACGACAATATAGCGGCTTCAATATATGCAGATTATAAACATGACAGCGGCGTAAAATTAAAAGATGAATTTACATATGCATTACCTGAAGCAGACAGACTTAATTTAAATGCAGAGTTACGTTTTTTAGCTCAAAACGAATTTTACGTCAAGCCCAGAATATATCTAGAAAGAACTCTTAAACCTTTTAGTTCATTTGTCCCGGGAACAGGAGAAGTAAAAAAAGAAAAAGATGAAGTTGCACAAAAATACAGACTTGGGCTAGGCGGCAGCGGTAAATTAAAAAATTCCGATAGTTGGAAAATCATGGCATTTGGAGAAAGATACTATGATACTACCGAGACAAATACACTCTCAACATCATACATAGAGAATATACGTGAAGCCGTAATAGACTTGGCTCATCTAGATTCTCAATACGATACTACGTTTTTAGATTCGCATCTGATTACTATGGGTATTACTTTAAAATATCAAGCACTTGAACAAGAAGAAATCAAAAATTCCCAAACAAATAGCATAAAAATAAATGAACTAACGGGTAACGCTTCATCTCATACTTATGAAGTTTATATACAAGATGATTGGTTTATAACAAATAATTTTGAAGTTTTACCGGGCTTTAGATACCAAAACGACAGTGATTTCGGTTCTTATTTATCTCCTAAAATCTCTTTTTTATATTCTTTTATTGATAATGATTACAATAATCTCAATATTAGGGCATCTTACGGTAACGGTTATAGAGCACCTAGTATAAAAGAGCGTTACTTTAATTTTGACCATTCACAGTATGGATATATGGTTATCGGAAATCCTAATTTAGAGCCTGAGAGTTCACACTCTTACCAGTTATCGTTTGAGTGGATTAGAAAAAAAAATTTTAACGCAAATATTAACTTTTACTATAACGATATTAAGGATTTAATAGATACTAAAAAAAATATTCAAAAAAGCATCCTTAACGGTTTGGAGATACATGAATATATAAATATAGACTCAGCATTAACATCCGGAGTAGAGATAAGCGGTGCTTTTTATTTTATGAATCATTATTCTATAAACGGTGGATATACATATCTTTACAGTGAGGATAAAAATACAAAAAAACATCTTACATCCAGACCGGAACATCAAGTAAAAACAATACTTTCTTATAACAAAAGCACTACAAATATACTACTTAGTTTTATCTATGAAAGTGATGAGTTCGTTGACAGTGAAAATAAAATAAAATCGCCGTCTTCCACTCAAATAGATATTAAAATGACCACGTACGTCACTAAACTGCTAAGCATCTACGGAGGTATTAATAATCTTTTAGATAATCATCAAAATGTTGATGACGAGCATGATTTGCGTACAAAAAGACCTAGATATATCTACGCAGGTGTTACATACAATTTCTAAGGAGAAAAAATGAAATTAAACAAAATGTATATATTAAGCACTCTTGTATCTTCAATGCTAATACTTAGTGGTTGCGGCGGCGATAGTGGTAGCTCTGCTGTAGTTATTCCAAATCAATCTACGGCAGAGACAACTTCTATGGATGCCAGTAGCGGTGCAGAAACAAAATTTAATCTATCGAGCGGTTTAGTCGATTCAACGACTTGGCACTTTGCTTACCAAAAATACTTAGGCTTTAAAACAAATGGCGGCAGCAGCGGCAATGGCAGTATTACAGCTTGTGTAGCCAAAACTTACGCTGATCTTTACGATACTAATAACAACTCGGTTCAAAGTGAGTTTGAAGCACTTAATGCAACAAATACTTTAAGTGATTTTGAGGCTGTAAGTATGGATGATTGTAATTCTAGTGCATATATCGAAGACTCTATAGATACTCAAATAGAGACAAGTACATGGCTAGATGCAAGCTACGGTCCCGGAGGTCCTGTTTTTTCTGCCAAAACAGATAGCAACAACAGTTATATAATAAGGTCTGCCGATGGAAATTCTTATGCTCGTGTAAAAGTGAAAAGCGTTGACGTAAATTTAAGTGCGGGTAGCAGAAAGCTTGTTTTATCATCTGAATTATGGAACGGTACTGCATGGACAGCTGCTCAAGATTCACCGGAACTTGATTTTTCAAGTTCAAAAGCTTATTGGGATCTTGAAACAAACGGTCTAAGCGATGCTGCAAATGAGTGGGAGTTGGCAGTAAGCGTTGCAGGGCAAGATTATCCTCTGCAAGTTAACGGCGGTGCAAGCGGAGACGGAAACGGAGGAGTCGGACTTGTTATTAACGAAGATGCAACAACCGTTACAGACCCTACAAACACTTCTGAAGTTTACACGTATTTTGCAGACAGTGCAACAGGTGCTCTATCTAGTCCAGGAAGTTATGGTCCTTTAGAGTACGGTGTAGCAGGCGGACACTTAATGTGGCCGACATTTGCCGTATATATAATTGACGACGGAGTTGATAAATATAAATTTCAAATTATCTCAAACAATGGCCAAAGCGGTGCACTTTCAAGCGGAAACTTAGTTATTAGGTATCAAAAATTAGACTAAGAAATGGGCAACGCCCATTTCTTAAAAAAGATACCCTACCATAAATATATATCTTTGTTTTTCCAAAGGTTGATAAACCGATGCATTATAATGTGTCAAAAGAGATACGCCAAAATCTACATGAATTTTTGGTTTATCAAAAGGCAACCATTGAATTTGAGGTGTTATATATCCGATTGTACCGCTAAAAGATTTAAAAGGGAAAGGATTGACAGGTTCGGGATCAGTCCCGGAATCAGTATCTGTATTGTATTTTCCGTTATACTCAATACCCAAGTTTAAACTTTTTAAAACTGCATAATTTATACCCAAGTCATAGCTAAGTTCATCCCCGAAATCATAATCATGTTTTGCATCCGGTCTATATGTGTACATAGTGTGTGCATCTATACGCATATTTGGCATAAGCATTTTTGAGAATCCAAGTTCTAGCTTATACTCGGCACTTCCCGTACCTAACTGAGTCGGCATCGGTGTTGTCATATTTGGATTACTCGGAGGACCTTTTTCAAACTTTTCATCACTTGAACCGGTAGGCAGTTTTACACCCGCACCGATTGAAATGGCATAACCCTTGTCTTTCATGCTCACTAGTTTGTATCTTCCCATTACAATAATATCGCCAAGACCTTTATTGTCGATTTTTACCGGGAATTTCATAGCTGCGTAAGTATTAGGCAGAGTCGCATCCGCACTTAATCGCTTATATGGAACTATCACTTTTAGATCCATATTCTTACTAACTCCGTAAACTAAACCAAATAAAGTAATATTCGCAGATGCATCCAAGCCCTGTTGATTATATACTTCATTTGTGCCTTTATACATAGTATCCTTATCAAAACTTATATTTTTGATAAGCATCTTAAACTTACCCTCAGGCAATACCATAGCACCGCCTTTAGAATTAACCGTAGGGATAACCTGTGCATTAATAGTTACAGATAAAACTATAAATGCATACAATAGACTTTTTTTCATTTTTTCTCCTATCATTATAATGATATTTATTATCAATAATGGGAGAATTATATGCAAGCTTTTATTAAAATAAAATTAATTATGATAATTCTTATCAGTTTAATCTAATTAGTCATAATATTTCCGACTTCGCGGTCAATCATAAACAGTCCTCGTCCGTCAAGTCCTATAATATCTATTTTGTCCAATATAGATTTAAACAGTTTTTCCTCTTCATGCTGTTCTGCTACATACCACTGTAAAAAGTTAAATGTGGAAAAATCTTTTTCGCTTAATGTCACGTCCACCAAATCATTTATCTGCTTTGTAATAAATTTTTCATGTGTATAAGTTTGTTCAAAAACATCTCTAATATTTTCTAAGTTGATTTCTGGTTTATCTATAGTTCCAAGCTCAGCCATAGCTCCCGTATCTTGAATATAGTCAAATATTTTTTGCATATGTTGCATCTCTTCTGCTGCATGGTCTTTTAAAAATTTTGCAGTACCGCTAAGACCTTTGTTGTCTGCCCATGCACTCATTTGCAAATATAAATTTGAAGAGTAAAACTCCAAGTTTATCTGTGTATTTAATTTTTTAAGTAAGTTATCACTTAACATATCCTGTCCTTTAAGTTGTGTTTTTACAACTATATATCTATATTACAAAATTCATTATTAGGTAAATAATCATTCTTAAAATATTTATAATATTAAAAACATACATACTTATGATAATGATTATCAATATAATATTAATTTAAGCTATTTTAGTTTACAATTTTGATATCAATTATCAAGAAGGAGTTAAAATGTCTGTTTTACTAATAGGCGGTGACAAGATAAACAAAATAACCCAACTGTTAAAATCTTTGGGCGTAGATAATACTATTCATTGGGATTCAAGAAGAAACTCGACGTCTCATAAAAAAATTCCCAAAGATACTGATTTGGTAATTATGCTTACCGATTTTCTAAAGCATAACTCAATGAGTTATTTTAAAAAGTATGCAAAAAAGAATGACATTCCTTATATCTGTACTCGTAGAGGAACAGCGAGTATTGAAAGTGAATTTACAAAATTCCTAAACGCTAAATCTTAACAGGAGGAAAAAATGTTTGAATACGAGAATAAACAAAGTATTAAAGAACTCAGCGGAAGACCATGCTAAGTTATATACTAATAGTTAAAAGGAGGTGTTTGAAGTTTTACAAAAAATTACCTTAAAATAATTTCATGCCATATATGAAGCAACTGATGGCAACATAGATATTTTTCATGAAGCCGGTTTTAAACCGG
The genomic region above belongs to Sulfurimonas lithotrophica and contains:
- a CDS encoding cobaltochelatase subunit CobN gives rise to the protein MKNFIFIFILLSSFLNADKNLPAKQRAEVLIISTTMGKNRQERKAKLLSEQLKPYNISSEIIFDIKKENAKDILSKRRLIIVDALDGKGGVARLLRQYEDIIEDLKIPYIALKLNYEKYGNMEDNFAKKLLAYFGEAGKYNYAQGAALLAKKYFGFNTNPQPVHKLGKTGIYHPTKGKGTFKNLDEYLKTLSEKERSQPKIAIALHQQNIASDDTAIVDYAIDKLNKAGITPIAFYTEVGEDDFAGKRFFIKDGKVLVDLVLSFQVMIMDQEKLKKDYTDIGLKVMHGMVYRQGEKTEWEKDKQGISMNWIPMSYVIPEHIGYTDQMIIAALDKESKKTTPIEYQLDMFMKIAINNSKLKQKHNKDKNIAIFYYNYPPGVNNFGASYMKYPESIENILDNMQKAGYKTQSKKADFFIKELPKSMAYYYQNTLYDEKYADLLPYSEYMKWFYKLPLEIQKQINKAWGKPQNNQFVIHKNSKKYFIIPRYKLGNVTLLPQPSRSNYNDKNNEAALYHDTSKPVPHHYLAVYLYVKKQNDAVVHLGTHGTYEWTYGKERGLSIYDSPLLSVGEIPNIYPYITNNLAEGIQAKRRGRATLISHQTPPFGASGTYKELSDIMDLINQYQQSTDAVKEKTKTKLIDLVIKMNLHKDMKYTKEKMQTQTEVFVADLYDYLNGLSTTLTPLGMHKYGSYPNDDHMVQTLMSMLGDAYIKATQGEKGLSGINYKDLNKTNAYQTIQKFVIEKESKENLDSSLLPFIETAKVYRDNFINNQEIKSLLKGLNAQYIPTSVGGDPVRSPESVPTGKNMYGFDPDRIPTEAAYDTGKKIMKEYIQNYYATHGKYPDKISFNLWSLETMRHFGVLESQILYAMGIKPIWSKGGISDEMVQSMAKGILAGFLSEDFATWLSKFVTVERIKTFDFLMPESMKKKFYMALKMGRGKISGVEIIPYGDLKRPRVDVVVQATGLYRDTFPNVMKLIQDGVEKISTLKEEHNYVREHTLSLEKMLLEKGYSDKDAKYLSTARMFSAKSGEYGNGVSDTAMATETWEEENKIATNYLRKSGYIYGSDTSRWGEKLEDTDLFAQNLKGSDAVMFSRTSNLYGMMTSDDPYGYFGSMALAIRSIDGNSPQMLISNLRDPNNAKMQNVSEFISNELRTRYYNPKWIEEMQKSGYSGANQVLDVVNNFWGWQVVYPDGVRSDQWQEFVDIYYDDKYDMKMDEWFEKTNPTVRAQMAEVMLEAIRKGYFQTDAKTIKKLVETLEDISKRFNHKSENKKLNEFIKAQKSVGYGLSIPVAKPVAKAKANANKPVVKAKPKIKGQKLEEVKKEQKEKTDYSEILLYSFLAFLILIGIFYEMRNNFKTRHLK
- a CDS encoding transporter; its protein translation is MKKSLLYAFIVLSVTINAQVIPTVNSKGGAMVLPEGKFKMLIKNISFDKDTMYKGTNEVYNQQGLDASANITLFGLVYGVSKNMDLKVIVPYKRLSADATLPNTYAAMKFPVKIDNKGLGDIIVMGRYKLVSMKDKGYAISIGAGVKLPTGSSDEKFEKGPPSNPNMTTPMPTQLGTGSAEYKLELGFSKMLMPNMRIDAHTMYTYRPDAKHDYDFGDELSYDLGINYAVLKSLNLGIEYNGKYNTDTDSGTDPEPVNPFPFKSFSGTIGYITPQIQWLPFDKPKIHVDFGVSLLTHYNASVYQPLEKQRYIFMVGYLF
- a CDS encoding TonB-dependent receptor plug domain-containing protein; this encodes MIKFPLSIALLSSLLLSDVLETIEVTTGTRTAKILSEAPIKTEVVSQEDIEKTHARDISDAIKNIPGLIIKETHGKQGQSVWMQGFDSDRILVLIDGEPMTSSLGSTVDLSQLSTSDIASIEIIKGAASALYGSQAMGGVINIKTKKPKEGLTNKIKIEAGTYADKSPNDRPVGLIGASTSYKTKEYLASAYVDYLHESGVVLNDASTYDLPKRNRINFNSEYRTLGKHQFYIKPRYYYEDTYKPFTSFAPGIGDVNELREEDVNKFRLSMGSESELQNLDKLKTSIFAERYESNSYQDKILTSYVESSRYATIDLVQAETQYDTILNDTHILTMGMQARYNALEQTTTKGQAGGSVSSDEMNGDASAYAVEGYIQDDWFIYDNLEFLPGLRYQYDSDFGSYLSPKLSLFYTPYNNEENRLNIRISYGNGYRVPTIKERYYIFDQSQAGVMLVGNPELEPETSTSYQISTEWIEKNLYSLAINLYYNDIKDLIDLKKNISRSQLEGLDIYEYTNVNKAYTSGFELEFGFKFLNDFSLNGGYTYLYSKDKNTKKHLTSRPENQLKATLAYDTAKLNIQASLTYEGKHYVDSQNNRVSPKQTLADIRFTYSLNTRLKIYGGINNFLDEHEDSKNVDDEGSTKPRYFFIGSSYEF
- a CDS encoding DUF2149 domain-containing protein, which produces MALKLLHEDDDSNPMNSVINLIDVFLVLIAALLIIISQNPLNPFSSDDVTVIKNAGKKDMQIMVKKGKEIKEYKSTGNIGEGNGVKAGVSYKMEDGSFVYVPNEKGKK
- a CDS encoding HmuY family protein, producing MKLNKMYILSTLVSSMLILSGCGGDSGSSAVVIPNQSTAETTSMDASSGAETKFNLSSGLVDSTTWHFAYQKYLGFKTNGGSSGNGSITACVAKTYADLYDTNNNSVQSEFEALNATNTLSDFEAVSMDDCNSSAYIEDSIDTQIETSTWLDASYGPGGPVFSAKTDSNNSYIIRSADGNSYARVKVKSVDVNLSAGSRKLVLSSELWNGTAWTAAQDSPELDFSSSKAYWDLETNGLSDAANEWELAVSVAGQDYPLQVNGGASGDGNGGVGLVINEDATTVTDPTNTSEVYTYFADSATGALSSPGSYGPLEYGVAGGHLMWPTFAVYIIDDGVDKYKFQIISNNGQSGALSSGNLVIRYQKLD
- a CDS encoding MotA/TolQ/ExbB proton channel family protein translates to MIDSIMYTLSQLFLTPTLLLILLMFVYSFIAFGGFIYEAISRKRNHMHLYTKGFYPVINYFKTNNNTSIDDLELFAYKRLENTRNVSRIAPMMGLIATLIPLGPALKALTDGNIQGMSEGLIIAFSGVTLGLIAASMAFWIGNVRKRWYADEILYIDSQKAT
- a CDS encoding TonB-dependent receptor plug domain-containing protein yields the protein MSFKIFLLLALSIILNAQVIDKIEVTTGTRTNKVLSEAPIRTEVVTKKDIANLHAKNVSEAIKNIPGLLIKETHGKQGQSVSIQGYDSDRVLILIDGEPMTNPSGQTVDLTQLNVNDVESIEIIKGAASALYGSQAMGGVINIITSKPKNGNHNSASLELGSYLSKSPDDMPVAQAKLSSTYKDDNIAASIYADYKHDSGVKLKDEFTYALPEADRLNLNAELRFLAQNEFYVKPRIYLERTLKPFSSFVPGTGEVKKEKDEVAQKYRLGLGGSGKLKNSDSWKIMAFGERYYDTTETNTLSTSYIENIREAVIDLAHLDSQYDTTFLDSHLITMGITLKYQALEQEEIKNSQTNSIKINELTGNASSHTYEVYIQDDWFITNNFEVLPGFRYQNDSDFGSYLSPKISFLYSFIDNDYNNLNIRASYGNGYRAPSIKERYFNFDHSQYGYMVIGNPNLEPESSHSYQLSFEWIRKKNFNANINFYYNDIKDLIDTKKNIQKSILNGLEIHEYINIDSALTSGVEISGAFYFMNHYSINGGYTYLYSEDKNTKKHLTSRPEHQVKTILSYNKSTTNILLSFIYESDEFVDSENKIKSPSSTQIDIKMTTYVTKLLSIYGGINNLLDNHQNVDDEHDLRTKRPRYIYAGVTYNF